gaattttggggagtatcaaattttggggagcggcaaattttcgggagcgataaattttagggAGTGGCAAACTTTAGGGAGTATCAAATTCTGTGGAGTGATAAATTTtcgggagcatcaaattttgtggagtgataaattttgaacatcaaattttggagagcggcaaatttagGGAATCaaccaattttggggagcgataagttttgaacgaaataaattggaaaagatttaaacacagaggcttcaaacagctttaaaaacactacattttttcagGTAGCGAATTAGTAATGACTCATattatgtgagttgccatattgaattaattatgaaattgtctcaactcttaaATTAAGGTATtggatgatatttcgcggaaaggggaGCAGGCGCTTGTTAGCCTGGGGgtgccaaatcttcaaatccgccccaGACGATACACTCGAAGTATGATGAGTAAGTTATATTAtcatacaaattataaatagtattaatttttttatcacctTTTAGAACCCAGGGTGTGGAACATAAAACTTTGTGGCAATGGAATATGAATTGTATTATTGTATACCGTTCCTCCATTTTCTTTAGGGACAATCCGTACTGTATCTACTTCATCATACATGTTGACATTAACGCCATGCAAATCATTTCGTGCTGTTACTGCATATTTTGGATTCTCGTGGTAACATTGTCCAAGCAACAAAACTTCACGTTTGTTACGGAACGAGTAATTCACGTCGTAAATCGACCTTATAAAATCCGGTGTCACAACACATGTGCCTAAATTTGGAAGTGATTAAGACAGGTAAGGTACTGTAATCAAATAGAATCAATTCTTCAGGTACAACAGATTAACTAATCTTCATTTAAAAGCATCAGTTAAAACAAGGGAGACTGACTCACCAAAGAACGTTTTCATAAGTGAGAAATCCATGTACTTGTGAATTCTGGTTCTCGTCAAAAAATAGTCTataaaattgtaattatatTCGATAGCTACAGTATCGTTATTGAGTGACAATTCACCGGTGTCCGAATCCTTTGGAAATATTGCAGTTACGGTAAATTCCTCACTGACAGAATCGGAACTACTATTTCCACCAATTAAGTCGTAGAAGGCCCGAAGCTTCCAGGCTAGTCTCATTAAGTTCACTGATACCTAATTACATGGTTATTATTACACTATATTTctctttattgaaataaataacagtgtcttaaaaatataaaagcaaACTTACCTTTTCATGCTGTGCAAGAATTTGATATTTTCTTAGAGTTGACAATTCTCTTGATGCTTCATAGCACGCATCGGAGTACGGGGTAAAGTGTTTCTCCTTAGATTCTTCTCTACATTGTTCGTAAGGCCATATTGCTTGTTTAGCCTCTTCCAGTTGATCGTTGCTAACTTCACCAAGTAATTTCAACGTGACTGAAGATCCACTACATTTACCTTTCGCTGTATCAGAAAGTCCCCAAACAGCATTTAATGTAATCATAGCAGGGTCGCTTGGTTTGGTACTCAAATAATCCCATTCCCAAGGTATTTCCTTTTCCGCCTCCAAACAGAACTGAACAATAAAGAGTCACATAAACTTTAAGAAGCTTATCACCTTTACCCTTTTCTTGCAATACGCGTAACTTACCTTTAGAACTTTTTCACCTGGTATAATCTTAGTTGCTTTAATTTTAATCATATCGGAGATCCAACTGGTAATCTCATAAACTGCAGCTATATTCCACTGTTGAAGAATTTCTGACGAATCGGCATCGCGACGCGTGAAAGACACCATATGATGGTTCGAAATCTTCATATATTCGAATCTTACCTAACAAAAGATGCCCCATATAAAACTCACAGCTCGCGTATTATGAATATAAGAAactattaatatactaacttgACTCCGTTTTGTATCAATTGTACTAATGTAAGCAGCTAAACCACAGCTACCTTTTGGTGGCACGTATGTGCAGTAATCTAAGAAATGGAGCGCCGTTAAAGCAAACTGCAGAAATGGCCAAATACTacaacaattcagaatttaaatataattattgaaACTTATTACTCATTAAGTTTTATAATAGGAAATATGATAATATATATTACTTGACTTACGGATAATTAGCCTGGTGCGACGAAAGCACATCTCGAATTAATTTCTCTCGCGATATTACCTTTTCGCAATCAAATAGTTTGAAATATATTTGACCTCCTAACTGTGGCAATTCGACTTGGAATAGATCTACGTTCTACGAGAAAAGATTAATGCGTTTAAAGTCGGAAATGATTGCCAGAAAAGGTTTAATGTCACTTACATTTGCTTTGTACGTTGGTGATTTTGTAACTATGTACAATTGGGTGCAAGTAGGGCAAACTTTATTTAACTTCGGCTTAATATTTACACCTGATATACTGGTGGATGTTCTAGCATGAGCTGTGATACCTATCTTGAGATGTTCTGCAAGAATACATTGTGTTTTTAATGCGATACGTTACGAACGCTACACCTAAACATTATCGAAACAAAATTGTTAGTACCTCCTGGAGTATTATATGAAATAAAAGGTCGATCGTCTAATCCAATTGTAATATTAGCTGGAAGATATCCGTGAACAGAATGCGCTCTTTCTGCGCTATGCCATACATCAATCAAGGGATTGTAATTATCAATTGTTTCTGATCGATGAATAGATGTACTGAAAAGAACAAATTTCTAACATCAAACATTATAAAAACGAGCTGCAGATATAATTGACTGTCTCGTACCGTAATATAACATGATTATTACGGCCAATTGAAACGTGTGTAAAGTTTCCCCTCATTGAGAATAAGGACGTCGTGGTGACTGCAAGTCTTGCATTTGCTCCTAGATCTGTGACTTGCACTGATTCTATTCTTAATGGCACGTTGATACGTTGGTGATTCATATGAAATTCCATGTTCTGATACATGTGGTACATGTTCTCAGGTAAAGACGACATGACTAAAACGAAAAGAGGTGTATAATATTTCTGCGTAAAACTGTTTCCAATGGACAATTCGTAATCTTACATTTAAACCCTTTGGTGATAGTTGTTTCATTCAGGTGAAGGCATAAAACCGTTTTCTCTTGAATACGCGCAATTACTTCTAAATGTACAGGTCCATTTTGCTTTTGGTCTAACTTGAACTGTTTTAGTATGTCCTTCACTTGAGTTGGACCATCGAGATACGTTGATAATGATTGTAAAATACCTTCAGCCTTGATATATAACTGCATAATGTTTAAGATAGTAGAAAACATTATAATAACACGAATTGTTTTACAACAGGTGGATAGAATTCTATTACGAATACTCACAGATACGTGATTGATATTGTTTCCACTACCGTAAGTATTGAGAGTCACATGCAGCACCTCTGGTATGTTTGTCAAAGGATTAGCGACAACACTGCCATGTATAAGTACACCGAATTTTCTGTACGTATCTTGATAGTCAAATACGTAGTTGCCGGTGATTAAATATTGATTCCTTGGTGATCGATGAAGCACTCGTGTAAATTGTGCAGCTATAGCTCCTCTGTATTTGCAATCAGAATTTGGAAATATAGAAGCTGAGTAGTTGAAATATCTCGCAAAGGGAAATGAGGTGTTGCATTACGATTTTACATACATGTGGACGTAACAAGGATATGTAGTACGCTCGATAGACTTTAAAGTGGTATAAAAGTAATTATACAAATGTTGATTTGGTTCGCTTTGCATATACCAGTACAATGATATTAGTCTGCTCGGCGTAGGGCTGGAAGCAATTAGTAATGACAATGCAGCTACTCTCATTTCTAAATGCTCGGTTCTATTTATCAATATTGGCCAATAGACTGGATATAtctagaataaaaaataacagaGCAACGTCTCATAATGTGTTACATTTATAAAAACAAAGTAGTTACTCACAACGTCGGGCCTCAGAGGGGCAGTTGGAAGTGATGCCCAAGCAGCAAGAACACGGAAATGTGATTCTGCATTATTGCCACTTGCAATGGGTTCTAAGAATTCAACTACCCGTCCTAATTGTATGTTCGCTAATCCCTCCAGCCAAATCATTTTCTTCTCATATTCCTTCGCCTCTATGAATTATGTATTATTACAATACGGTAATAGCGTAACTTAATTCACTTAAATTACGTTTATTACATACCTGTGAATTTATCGAGATATAAACGCACATAATCATCCAGCATCTCATATGGGCAATACAACAAACATGTTTTGTAAATCAAAGTGCCGTACGCCAGAATCGCAGTATTTTGAACTTCACTGGAAATCTTTTCAGGCAGGTTTAGGAATATCTGCAGATTCACTAATAACTGGACATCGGGTTTTCGTATATGAAATGGTAACTGAGTAAGAAGTTGAATCGCAGACATATCTGATACTTTTTTATCCTGGATCAATTCTACTATAAACAATGCTGCTTCCTTTGTACCAATTTGTGGCAGAGCTTCGAGAAACATGTTCCTATAataatacacaaaaagaattagatACTTCGTTACACAGAATGCTGAAGttgtgaaaattattaaatactagctttaatactcggcttcgcccgaaatttagattgtgattttataaaaatttttttattttttttttttaaatagacacatacatctggattagtcaagcataatgagctgaagcacattttgtgatcccagagtttatcggtcgaaactttttaggcgacagacaaacacacaaacatagaagttttctgctttatatattaagatttcatCACCTTATCGTTTCTTCCTTGTAACTTGTCCCTGAAATTTTATTGTACGCAGTACGTAAATCAGCAACATCTAACATCTCAAGgtagtaaaataaaatagaaattgttGTATTGTGTAAATTATCGGTGTCTGTGTCCAAACCAGGATTGTCTAGTCTCCGACTTAATCTGTCTAGTAAAACTCCTATCTGCAACATATAGATACTGTTACAGAATACAGAGAACCTGTACTAGACTTATCGAGCATAACTTGTAAATTGTATATAACAATTTCTGTTGTAATTAAACTTACAGATTTAAAGATAGTATGCTTGCGAGGGACACCTCTGCCTTGCGTAAGATCAACATCCGGGAGTTCGTGTTGCAGAACTTTGGGATATAAGTTCTCGGTAGGTATGTTTTTTATTATGTCAGTCACCGAAATTAATTCAAAGGTTTGTCTATATGTAAAAGAAGGAATATAAGATTTTTCATATTCTACAGCAGTAAAGAAATGTTGTTTGTAGGAACATACCTTGTAAAGTGGAACTGCGCTTCGCCAAAACTTTGAAAAGGCTGGACATATATGCCTCCAGTAGCATTAACAAACAAAATGTCATTTACGGATTCTGTTACCTTAACTTTATACAATCTTTCGCTagatttcaatatcgggttctaAACAAATACAGTCTACTTTAATATGTTAAGTGCGGAATAGTCTAtacttaataaaatatattattttcatttacttagtttatgtaaatatatatacatacctgaTCATTATTAGGGCATAGCATTTTGGGAACATTTGACCACGAATAATTAGGatgtccaatacacgttcgaggatctaaaaatttccttatcacCCATTCATCTTTTCCTTCAACATTAATGACGTATTCCATGTTACACTGGCCATAGTGATTTTTCTACAATaagaacatatatttataggaacATTAAAACTGAACTACTTTATAGAATTATCTTGTAAAGAAATGTCTTCTGTAAACTACAATAAATATTGCAAAGTATGTAATTACTCACTTCAGTTGAATGGAACGCTGTTTCCTTATTTAAGTTAGAAAGATCTAATTGCAAAATTCCTGCTATACTCCTTTTTATGTTTATAGACCAGGAAGCTGTGGCTTCTGTGCTAAAATTTTCGACAAGACCATTCCTATATGTAATTTGAAATGGTTTGAGAAGTTCACCTATGTCATTAGTAGTATCATGATCTTCTCCTTTCTCTTCTATTTTTCCATTCCATACAGTCATCTTCAATGACTCCAActatttcaaaatatataaaatatacttcattttcattataaatttcATAACTGACAatgggaggacaccatgtggtaaacCCCGATTTtgatcgaaaataagtaaataggtgaccgagcgtttcagccaataggatttaataatagagatatttacatgtaaattattaaaaatttcatagtggtcgtggggttttagtgggtaaaaatcccacacttccctgacgcccgcgggagatgtgtccacgttaaaaaaaactttataattttttttttataaattcttcttttaacttaaggaaatcttcaaaaagcacgccgacttcttcagaggggaatcccccgggggcgccagggtagtgtgggatttttacccattaaaaccccactgccactatgaaatttttaataatttccaagtaaatatctctattattaagacccattggcagaaacgctcggacacctatttacttattttcgacatagatccctcatgccaaggctcatcaaaatcggtgtctcccacatggtgtcctccccttgtgagttatTGGAAGCAGTGTTTTGAACACTTCAACTTTGTTCTCCATATTTTAAGATTCATTTAATATCGTTGTGATATGTACCTGCAGTGTAGCTACATTTTCTTCAGTTTGAATTATAAGTTTTCCATGAAAACCCCACGAGGATGATGCAGCAGATGGCAACAGGACACCAGAACTTGATACTGCATTATAAGAATATACATATTCCTTTCCTGATTGAAATATACTGTGCGCAACATTATTGCTACACAGCAGGAGGAATATAAAGACGATGTTTTCCAATCTGCATGTCAGTATTTGTAACATACAATTGGCATCTGAAAGAAAAAGATTCTTTTAAGTTACATACACATAAAACATTCCATGCCTGACCAATTTAAACTCATTATCTTATTGTGATCGTTAAGTCAAATTCTTTTCAATGGCATCATCTTTAGATAATTCTACAAGTTCTATTGCTTGTTTCTTCGCCTatagataaaagaattatacaataaattttaaattacattcGTATGTCATTATTTGCTTTTTACAACGCCAAGTATTATCTTTCACCACTCTGTTTAAGTGAAgataaagtatttttaaaatgttagtAATAGGTACTTATTGTTAATGATACACTttaattgaaaatgaaattggAATTACAAACAAGAATGCTTATTCTGTACCTGTGAATTTCATGGTGTGCAATGGTAGCTTAACAAAAATGAACTGAGTTCATAGAAGTCAAGAGATGACCCTTACTGTCTCTATCTCTGCGACCCATGACCACGACTTCGACATCTGTGTGAGTAAACCTTATCTCCTCCTCCCTAAGTTATCTTCAATCGTACAAATCAGCTTATTACGTTTTCTCTGCATATTTTTATGTGATGTAATTCTTTTTCTTACTCATTTCCTAATAATAACTTGGCAGTGAATTATCCGCGAAACTCATGCAATTATAACTGTTAAACtaagatttttttctattcacTCTGATTACACAGTCTTAATCGCAATAGAAGATATTTATAAAAGTGTAACAGACGTATACGAGATACATTTGTACAAAAACCACTACATGGGAAATATAACAATGATTGTTGTATTTCCTACATTCAATTTTCGTACAAACAACTTATAACTATATTTCAAAATCGTAGTAAAGTAGAGTAGGACCTCCGACCGTGTTATTGTCGGTATAGCATAGACTATCGCATCATTAGAAAAAGGATTCTCAATTTTGTTACATAAGCATAACACATTTTTAATTCAGGACATGTAAAACCACGTTGTGCATGATTTAGCAATCCTAGTAAAAGTACCATGCACATACTTTATCTTCTCTAGCTATAACAGGAAAGCTGAATACAATCCGATATTTACATAATTTATTTTGTCATActgtttgtttttattatttacaactgCTGTTGGAAAGTGTGCTATAATCTTATGTAATTCATTTCTATACAAAATTACACTTTTATATGTTACACACCTAATTGTACTGTAATTCACCATGTACAAGATTCTTCCAGATGCGTACAAAACTATAGATAGGCATATTAATGAAtaccataaaataaaaatacgataaaatattattaagaaatGCATATATAATTAATACATTACAAAGGCTTGATTATTTTCAGGATGGACTTTGAATATTCCCAGGCTTCGCTGTAACAGTAAATAATTAACTTAAATAAAGATATTCTTGATACTAAATCCCACGAATTAAATCGCTTATTTCCGGCGTAAAATATTTCAGATTACGGAGAATTTACACTCACTTATGCGCTGGATTTGCTTGGTCTAATTGTTCGCTAAGTTGCTGAATGAGCGTAGCAAACATTCTTAGGTGTTCTATTGTTTCACCTTGTAACCATGCACGAGGCAGTGTGCTCATTACCTATTACATAAATATGACACaatcatttatttaaaatttactaACGGTCCCTTGGATAGTAAACTCGATACTATATTGcgttacaagggaacatcccgaactcgaaaattcaaaaaattttgaaattttgtgaatatgtaagagatttccttctaattacaacgcaatttttgtttgctgcccaaattcactctaagggggtgtgattgacaattttgtgttataacttgcgaactgtaaaataattgtttatcaaATGCTAgatctttttttctatttcttacagtttgcaagttataacacaaaatcgcaaaatagccggattttcaggggttaattttactcccttcgagtgaatttgggcagcaaacaaaaattgcgttgtaatcaggaggaaaccccctacatattcactaagtttcaatttttttttaattttcgggttcggaatcttcccttgttagtattttAAAAACAGTTATGTTTCACACGAATAAGATCAGAATTAAAATATCATCTACATACCATATTTGCTTTAAACAAAGCATCAGTAGGTGCAGAAACTCTCAAACCCGCTAAAAGGTATCGATTCAACAGCGAACCAAGTGCCAAATTTTTTAACTGTGTATCTCCAAGAAGACCCTGCCAGCTTAACAGATTTCTTAAAAGCTTCACAGCCATTGCGAACTGTCTTTGAAAAAATTGGTGCTTCGTATCCAGAACTCTACAAAAGACAAGAGGCGTCAGCTGAATTCTCAATCGTTCTCCGTATCTTCGAAAGAAATGTACCAAACACGCTTACTGTTTCGGAAAGATTGGTATGAAAACGTCGTTTTCGACCGCTGATTTAATTTTCTCTAATATCGCATTAAATAATGTTTCTAATGGTTTACTTGTGTCATTTAAATTTGGATATTCCCTTATAAGACGGTTTACCGTGCCTACAAGTCGTAAGGTTTGCGACGTTGACATTGGATCCCATATTTTCTCGACTACAGCTACAACCAAAAATAAATGCATTATGTTTTTGTTAATTACATAAGAAAGAATTCGTATCTAAAGTGTATCTTACATGTTAATCTAGGTACAACAATCTTTTCCACTGTAGACGGTACCAATCTAACATCTGGATCCCTTTTAAGCGAGTCTTCTGTTTCTTTATTATCTAATGCGTACAAAAGCAACGTGTTATACCATTTTGTTCTTTCTATATCAGCACTTTCCTAAAAAAAGATGTATAATTTTGTAGTGTAAAATATATACAAGCTCTTGGAGTCGCAGTATATGAAAActacaaataataaaaataccatGATTGGATTCCATGTTAGCAATTGCAATCTAATAATAGGAGAAATGATTTTAGGTATACATAAAGACACGTATGCTTCCATATAAGCATCCTTGTCAGTCTCTCTCCATGATTCCAGCTTCGAAAGAATTCCTCTTATCGTGCAATATTCGTCCATCACGTCAGAGAATATTCCTTTGCTTTCATTATCGATTTCATCTAAAAGAAAAACACAACAGAATGTTATATCAAAGGAAATACGAATGTGCACGAAGTTAACATTACGATTTGTACTAATTTTCCGGGCTACAATATGTTTCACAGATTTGTTTCTTTTAGATACAACCTTTTGTTTGTTTAAACGCAAGATTTTGCTGTTCAGTAACTTCATCGTCGCTGGACATTCCGTCGATGTGTTTTGGTAATGTGGGAGCTAATTCTCTGGCTCTTCTTCGACGAgctcttcttccttctctttctgTGGCTCGGCGAATACGAGCTTCAACTTCTGGCCCTCTTCGTATAGGTTGACCTCCTATAATATTTCAAAGCATTTGTGTTGagattacaatttttaaaaggcTTTAAAAGTTTCATGAGCAAGTTCGAACACATTGAATAGCCATAAAGTAATGGACTACTAAATGTTCAGGTACGAATAGTTGTGCACGATTAATACTAAAATAACTGACTTGCAGTTGTTGTAATCTCTTCTGCTTGATCCCTCGTGTCTTGCCGCCTTCTCTCCATTTGTTCAGTCGCGCGTTCACTATAAAGATCTAACCAGCGTTGCTCCAATCCAACAACCAGGGGCAGCTAACAAAAAAGTCAGACGTTAATATTCAAACAGTGAATTAACTCAATGACTTGGGGAATTATCATTGTCCCAGAAAACGTTCGTGTTAAATTGCGATAGCCTTTGATAGTTGCATGTAATTCAGCtcaaacgaaaatttataaATGACGAAACAATCATTCTAACGTTTGCTGCAACTTAAAATATAATTCCACAGCCATTGGATATCTTTTGTTTAGGAATAAATTGAGAATTAATATCAGTCTACTTACCACGCATATTACATtatcttttcaatatttataagtacttaaaaataattttaactacattacaaataatactttttttatacagAGAAGATAGAGACCCCCggcaatatacatatacatcgtGTTATGAAATTTCGTTTCATAATTCTGTCAAATATTCCGATTGTTGATatgcatttttcttttttgaaagTAGATTTTATAACGTAAATACATTGCAAGTGAGAATAATGAAACTGAGAAAGAAAACTGTTACGCTCAAAATTGATAAGGCTATCTAATCTGATTTTCAATGTTTGACAAAAGTAACGTTTACATTACATCTGGTAATACTTTAATGTTGCAGAAGGAGCGATACTATGTCTTTACCTATGCGCAGTGCATAAAATAAAGAACCAGACTGAAAAGTTAAATGTGATTATTACGTCTTTGTCTAATTCACACGTTCGAATGTTGTCGTCCTTTTCTTATTTCGTTCTCATATATTTGTACTTACTGATACAAATTATGATAGTAAACAATATCTTCTGTCATAAAAAAAGACTACACATGTACACaattttcgtaagaaaaatgcATGGCTCCTAACACGGCTGAGTAATTTGCACAGCCAACAATTGCATGGAAAACCCCAGTGCACATAAAAAAACGTGACAGCGTATAAACCCACCTTCTCATCAAGACACTCTACCAAGTCAGTGACATACCCACGCAACTCTTGGTAATATCTGAAGCGCTGTGCAAGCTGCGGTGCACGTATTTCACCATCGTCCAGTTCTTTTATAGTTTGCCCTAAATCTTGTTCTAAACGGTCCTGATCTAATTGATGGCGTCGGTGTACTTCTTTCAAACTGTCCAGTCTACAAATTAAAGTTGCATAGAATTGTAAAGGTAAGAAAGAAATTACCGTCCTTATGCTGAGATTTTAATTAGAACGAAAGTGATTTCAGGATttttggaaactttttttttaataatttaccacCTTGAACGCATCTTATTGACAACTTCCTGGGGAGTAACCGGTACTATCTTTGTTGGATCTGGTGGCTGAATTGATGGCGGAGGTGGCGGAGCTGGCATCATAACCATTTCTATGGGTACTCCAGTCCCAATCATTTGATTCACATTCATACCCATTGAATATTGCTGCTGCATCATGGAATCTTGTTGCGCTGCTGCGatctacatatttttttaataaaaattcttacgTGCAAACAAATGATATACAAGTGAATGTGTAAAAGAGAAGAACCACTACCTGGGCCCCTGTTACCCCTTTCCTAATTTGTTGAGCTTCccattcttcttcttcgttttcaTGTTCACTTTCATCATCGGAAACTAAAAAAAGGATACAATTAAAACACTCGTTTACTTAGTTTCGACTCTAAACAAGAAGAAAGGAGACACCAACGTTTCAATGGAACTTGCGACGCGAGGAACGCTTCTCTTCTCTTTTCCTTATCGCGTGCCTCAGTATTAACAGTCATATCAATTCGATCTTGGGAATCATCATCGTCGCTTCTGTCGTGGTCTTCTTCCCTGATGAGTCTCGATTTGCCCTTGTCATCGCTGCGACACAAATTCACTTATTAGTTATTGCgctaaggggccgtccttaaataacgtaagggtaatttttggcgatttcttaccccctccctcccccagtacaagaattcgtaagatttgatattgcaacccccttcatacctaatattttttacacttaattttttcagttattcaaattcttttaaaggtttatataattcatttaactcggtttccggaaatttaaactaaaactacttttcaggaacattaatgatagaatttgtatttattgaaaattagattaaagaatattacgtaagacgctacctgactccccccccccgtaagaaaacgtaagaaattcgccccccgcccccaaaagccttacgtaatttaaggacgacccctaaatAGATTCAGAACTTAAGGGTATTCCTCGAAACCCAGAAAAACTTAATTTCTATATCGTATCTGTTATCAACAAGCGATACCTTTGCTCTTCTATAGGGATATAGTCGGTTCCTAATTCTCTTGCCTTTTGTCTGCATTTCCTTGCTGCATGGATCATTGCGGCGTCAGGTATACAACCACCTATGAATATATCAATAATTAGTATTGCATTCGTTACAGAATTCTTagtataataaaagta
This portion of the Andrena cerasifolii isolate SP2316 chromosome 9, iyAndCera1_principal, whole genome shotgun sequence genome encodes:
- the LOC143373479 gene encoding vitellogenin-5 isoform X1; translation: MKFTDANCMLQILTCRLENIVFIFLLLCSNNVAHSIFQSGKEYVYSYNAVSSSGVLLPSAASSSWGFHGKLIIQTEENVATLQLESLKMTVWNGKIEEKGEDHDTTNDIGELLKPFQITYRNGLVENFSTEATASWSINIKRSIAGILQLDLSNLNKETAFHSTEKNHYGQCNMEYVINVEGKDEWVIRKFLDPRTCIGHPNYSWSNVPKMLCPNNDQNPILKSSERLYKVKVTESVNDILFVNATGGIYVQPFQSFGEAQFHFTRQTFELISVTDIIKNIPTENLYPKVLQHELPDVDLTQGRGVPRKHTIFKSIGVLLDRLSRRLDNPGLDTDTDNLHNTTISILFYYLEMLDVADLRTAYNKISGTSYKEETIRNMFLEALPQIGTKEAALFIVELIQDKKVSDMSAIQLLTQLPFHIRKPDVQLLVNLQIFLNLPEKISSEVQNTAILAYGTLIYKTCLLYCPYEMLDDYVRLYLDKFTEAKEYEKKMIWLEGLANIQLGRVVEFLEPIASGNNAESHFRVLAAWASLPTAPLRPDVIYPVYWPILINRTEHLEMRVAALSLLIASSPTPSRLISLYWYMQSEPNQHLYNYFYTTLKSIERTTYPCYVHIGAIAAQFTRVLHRSPRNQYLITGNYVFDYQDTYRKFGVLIHGSVVANPLTNIPEVLHVTLNTYGSGNNINHVSLYIKAEGILQSLSTYLDGPTQVKDILKQFKLDQKQNGPVHLEVIARIQEKTVLCLHLNETTITKGFKFMSSLPENMYHMYQNMEFHMNHQRINVPLRIESVQVTDLGANARLAVTTTSLFSMRGNFTHVSIGRNNHVILRTSIHRSETIDNYNPLIDVWHSAERAHSVHGYLPANITIGLDDRPFISYNTPGEHLKIGITAHARTSTSISGVNIKPKLNKVCPTCTQLYIVTKSPTYKANNVDLFQVELPQLGGQIYFKLFDCEKVISREKLIRDVLSSHQANYPIWPFLQFALTALHFLDYCTYVPPKGSCGLAAYISTIDTKRSQVRFEYMKISNHHMVSFTRRDADSSEILQQWNIAAVYEITSWISDMIKIKATKIIPGEKVLKFCLEAEKEIPWEWDYLSTKPSDPAMITLNAVWGLSDTAKGKCSGSSVTLKLLGEVSNDQLEEAKQAIWPYEQCREESKEKHFTPYSDACYEASRELSTLRKYQILAQHEKVSVNLMRLAWKLRAFYDLIGGNSSSDSVSEEFTVTAIFPKDSDTGELSLNNDTVAIEYNYNFIDYFLTRTRIHKYMDFSLMKTFFGTCVVTPDFIRSIYDVNYSFRNKREVLLLGQCYHENPKYAVTARNDLHGVNVNMYDEVDTVRIVPKENGGTVYNNTIHIPLPQSFMFHTLGSKRVRLDSKTIDMVVPNLYLYMHWTQEQILLFFPTYLLEFSCGICTLRSPDTNNLYEQL
- the LOC143373479 gene encoding vitellogenin-5 isoform X2, producing the protein MKFTDANCMLQILTCRLENIVFIFLLLCSNNVAHSIFQSGKEYVYSYNAVSSSGVLLPSAASSSWGFHGKLIIQTEENVATLQLESLKMTVWNGKIEEKGEDHDTTNDIGELLKPFQITYRNGLVENFSTEATASWSINIKRSIAGILQLDLSNLNKETAFHSTEKNHYGQCNMEYVINVEGKDEWVIRKFLDPRTCIGHPNYSWSNVPKMLCPNNDQNPILKSSERLYKVKVTESVNDILFVNATGGIYVQPFQSFGEAQFHFTRQTFELISVTDIIKNIPTENLYPKVLQHELPDVDLTQGRGVPRKHTIFKSIGVLLDRLSRRLDNPGLDTDTDNLHNTTISILFYYLEMLDVADLRTAYNKISGTSYKEETIRNMFLEALPQIGTKEAALFIVELIQDKKVSDMSAIQLLTQLPFHIRKPDVQLLVNLQIFLNLPEKISSEVQNTAILAYGTLIYKTCLLYCPYEMLDDYVRLYLDKFTEAKEYEKKMIWLEGLANIQLGRVVEFLEPIASGNNAESHFRVLAAWASLPTAPLRPDVIYPVYWPILINRTEHLEMRVAALSLLIASSPTPSRLISLYWYMQSEPNQHLYNYFYTTLKSIERTTYPCYVHIGAIAAQFTRVLHRSPRNQYLITGNYVFDYQDTYRKFGVLIHGSVVANPLTNIPEVLHVTLNTYGSGNNINHVSLYIKAEGILQSLSTYLDGPTQVKDILKQFKLDQKQNGPVHLEVIARIQEKTVLCLHLNETTITKGFKFMSSLPENMYHMYQNMEFHMNHQRINVPLRIESVQVTDLGANARLAVTTTSLFSMRGNFTHVSIGRNNHVILRTSIHRSETIDNYNPLIDVWHSAERAHSVHGYLPANITIGLDDRPFISYNTPGEHLKIGITAHARTSTSISGVNIKPKLNKVCPTCTQLYIVTKSPTYKANNVDLFQVELPQLGGQIYFKLFDCEKVISREKLIRDVLSSHQANYPIWPFLQFALTALHFLDYCTYVPPKGSCGLAAYISTIDTKRSQVRFEYMKISNHHMVSFTRRDADSSEILQQWNIAAVYEITSWISDMIKIKATKIIPGEKVLKFCLEAEKEIPWEWDYLSTKPSDPAMITLNAVWGLSDTAKGKCSGSSVTLKLLGEVSNDQLEEAKQAIWPYEQCREESKEKHFTPYSDACYEASRELSTLRKYQILAQHEKVSVNLMRLAWKLRAFYDLIGGNSSSDSVSEEFTVTAIFPKDSDTGELSLNNDTVAIEYNYNFIDYFLTRTRIHKYMDFSLMKTFFVPYLS